From a single Streptomyces sp. NBC_01264 genomic region:
- a CDS encoding YtxH domain-containing protein: MRYKVTFAVGLALGYVLGTRAGRERYEQLKKSAREFAQNPAVRNAAESAGQSGREFAGKAFAAVSDKVGDAVPDALAGRVRGLRARVGGNGAGEDDWGTSNT; encoded by the coding sequence ATGCGGTACAAGGTCACGTTCGCGGTCGGGCTGGCCCTCGGGTACGTGCTCGGGACCCGGGCCGGACGCGAGCGGTATGAACAGTTGAAGAAGTCCGCGCGTGAGTTCGCGCAGAACCCGGCCGTCCGCAACGCCGCCGAGAGCGCAGGTCAGAGCGGCCGGGAGTTCGCCGGCAAGGCCTTCGCCGCGGTGAGCGACAAGGTGGGCGACGCGGTGCCGGACGCCCTCGCAGGGCGGGTACGGGGCCTGCGGGCACGGGTCGGAGGCAACGGCGCGGGCGAGGACGACTGGGGCACCAGCAACACCTGA
- a CDS encoding ABC transporter ATP-binding protein — translation MLIRLLRNHLGPYRKPIAVLVLLQLLQTSASLYLPTLNADIIDNGVVNGDTGYILRFGALMLGVSLVQLVCNVGAVYYGARTAAAFGRDVRAGIFDRVQSFSARELGHFGAPSLITRTTNDVQQIQMLVLMTFTLMVSAPIMCVGGIFMALSLDVKLSGVLLAVVPILGLSVGAIVLKTRPLFRAMQTRLDTVNRVLREQITGNRVIRAFIRDDYEKERFREANADLTGVSLAAGKLLALMFPTVIVVVNISSVAVVWFGAMRIDSGDMEIGQLTAFLAYLMQIVMSVMMATFMFMMVPRAEVCAERVQEVLDTDSSVIPPTDPVRELARHGLLELRGADFRYPGAEASVLRGVDLVARPGETTAVIGSTGSGKSTLLGLIPRLFDATGGDVLVDGEDVRRLDPDLLARTVGMVPQKPYLFSGTVASNLRYGRPDASDEELWHALDVAQAKGFVSELEGGLEAPIAQGGTNVSGGQRQRLAIARTLVQRPEIYLFDDSFSALDYATDAALRSALARETEEATVVIVAQRVSTIRDADRIIVLDEGQVVGEGRHHELMAGNETYREIVLSQLTEAEAA, via the coding sequence GTGCTCATACGACTTCTGCGGAACCACCTGGGTCCGTACCGGAAACCGATCGCCGTGCTGGTCCTGCTGCAGCTGCTGCAGACCAGTGCGAGCCTCTACCTGCCCACGCTGAACGCCGACATCATTGACAACGGTGTCGTCAACGGCGACACCGGCTACATCCTGCGCTTCGGCGCACTGATGCTCGGCGTCTCGCTCGTCCAGCTCGTCTGCAACGTCGGCGCCGTCTACTACGGGGCCCGCACCGCCGCGGCCTTCGGCCGGGACGTCCGGGCCGGCATCTTCGACCGCGTGCAGAGCTTCTCCGCGCGTGAGCTCGGCCACTTCGGCGCCCCGTCGCTGATCACCCGTACGACGAACGACGTGCAGCAGATCCAGATGCTCGTGCTGATGACCTTCACCCTGATGGTCTCCGCGCCGATCATGTGCGTCGGCGGCATCTTCATGGCGCTCTCGCTGGACGTGAAGCTCTCGGGCGTCCTGCTCGCCGTCGTCCCGATCCTCGGCCTGTCGGTCGGGGCGATCGTGCTGAAGACCCGGCCGCTGTTCCGTGCGATGCAGACGCGTCTGGACACGGTCAACCGGGTCCTGCGCGAGCAGATCACCGGCAACCGGGTGATCCGCGCCTTCATCCGCGACGACTACGAGAAGGAACGCTTCCGCGAGGCCAACGCCGACCTCACCGGCGTCTCGCTGGCGGCCGGCAAGCTGCTCGCGCTGATGTTCCCGACCGTGATCGTGGTCGTGAACATCTCCAGCGTCGCCGTCGTCTGGTTCGGCGCGATGCGCATCGACTCCGGCGACATGGAGATCGGCCAGCTGACGGCGTTCCTCGCCTACCTGATGCAGATCGTCATGTCCGTGATGATGGCCACCTTCATGTTCATGATGGTGCCGCGCGCCGAGGTCTGCGCCGAGCGCGTCCAGGAGGTCCTGGACACCGACTCCAGCGTGATCCCGCCCACCGACCCCGTCCGCGAGCTCGCCCGCCACGGTCTGCTGGAGCTGCGCGGCGCCGACTTCCGCTACCCGGGCGCCGAGGCCTCCGTCCTGCGCGGGGTCGACCTGGTGGCCCGTCCCGGTGAGACCACCGCGGTGATCGGCTCGACCGGCAGCGGCAAGTCCACGCTGCTGGGGCTGATCCCGCGGCTCTTCGACGCCACCGGCGGCGACGTGCTCGTCGACGGCGAGGACGTACGGCGCCTCGACCCAGACCTGCTCGCCAGGACGGTCGGCATGGTCCCGCAGAAGCCGTACCTGTTCTCCGGGACCGTCGCCAGCAACCTGCGCTACGGGCGCCCCGACGCCAGCGACGAGGAGCTGTGGCACGCGCTGGACGTCGCGCAGGCCAAGGGCTTCGTGTCCGAGCTGGAGGGCGGGCTCGAAGCGCCGATCGCCCAGGGCGGCACCAACGTCTCCGGCGGCCAGCGCCAGCGGCTCGCGATCGCGCGCACGCTCGTACAGCGCCCGGAGATCTACCTGTTCGACGACTCCTTCTCGGCCCTGGACTACGCCACGGACGCGGCGCTGCGCTCCGCGCTCGCCCGCGAGACCGAGGAGGCGACCGTGGTCATCGTCGCCCAGCGGGTCTCCACGATCCGCGACGCGGACCGGATCATCGTCCTCGACGAGGGGCAGGTGGTGGGCGAGGGGCGCCACCACGAGCTGATGGCCGGCAATGAGACCTACCG
- a CDS encoding FGGY family carbohydrate kinase: MGIVAGLDSSSAFTRIVVCDTETGAVLRQGYAPHPQPTGEAVPHETDPQAWLLSLGEAAGGGLLEGVQAIGVSAQQHGLLPLDAQGGLVRPALIGNDKRGQAAAAELIEAFGGRQAWVEAVGSVPHAAQPVAKLAWLARTEPEAARRVAVLMSPHDWLVWQLLGRPARRTTDRGGASGTGYWSAAAGAYRPDLVELALGHRALLPEVLGPAEAAGTTPEGLLISAGTGETMAAALGLGMGPGDAVVSLGASGSVMAVHHEALSEPGGLITSLADATGRHLPVVNTLNAVRALRGTAELLGTDLEGLSELALKSTPGAHGLVLLPYLEGERTPNLPHTAGTLSGLRRDSMKPEHLARAAFEGMLCGLVDALDVLRSRGVEIRRVFLLGAAAELPAVQAFAPGLFGTQVLVPAPADYAALGAARQAAWALGLAQGGAASNTPPVWPAPTAQLFEPDEEYPAWQGARQQYVATRDQIHPGAFQNPA; the protein is encoded by the coding sequence ATGGGGATAGTCGCCGGGCTGGACAGCTCTTCCGCGTTCACACGCATCGTCGTCTGTGACACCGAGACGGGCGCCGTGCTGCGCCAGGGGTACGCCCCTCATCCGCAGCCCACCGGCGAGGCGGTGCCGCACGAGACCGATCCACAGGCCTGGCTGCTCTCGCTCGGCGAGGCCGCCGGCGGCGGGCTCCTCGAAGGGGTGCAGGCCATCGGGGTCTCCGCGCAGCAGCACGGGCTGCTGCCGCTGGACGCGCAGGGCGGCCTCGTGCGCCCCGCCCTGATCGGCAACGACAAGCGCGGGCAGGCCGCCGCCGCCGAGCTGATCGAGGCCTTCGGCGGCCGGCAGGCCTGGGTCGAGGCCGTCGGCTCCGTCCCCCATGCGGCGCAGCCCGTCGCGAAGCTCGCCTGGCTGGCCCGTACCGAGCCGGAGGCGGCCCGGCGGGTGGCCGTCCTGATGTCCCCGCACGACTGGCTGGTGTGGCAGCTGCTGGGCCGCCCGGCCCGGCGGACCACCGACCGCGGCGGCGCCTCCGGCACCGGCTACTGGTCGGCGGCCGCCGGCGCCTACCGCCCCGACCTGGTCGAGCTCGCGCTGGGGCACCGGGCGCTGCTCCCCGAGGTGCTCGGCCCGGCCGAAGCCGCCGGGACCACGCCCGAGGGGCTGCTGATCTCCGCCGGCACCGGGGAGACCATGGCGGCCGCGCTCGGGCTGGGCATGGGACCCGGCGACGCCGTGGTCTCGCTGGGCGCGTCCGGATCGGTGATGGCGGTGCACCACGAGGCGCTGTCGGAGCCGGGCGGGCTGATCACTTCCCTCGCCGACGCCACCGGGCGGCACCTGCCGGTGGTGAACACCCTGAACGCCGTACGGGCCCTGCGCGGCACCGCCGAACTGCTGGGCACCGATCTGGAGGGGCTGAGCGAGCTCGCGCTGAAGTCGACGCCGGGCGCGCACGGGCTCGTACTCCTGCCGTACCTGGAGGGTGAGCGGACGCCGAACCTGCCGCACACCGCCGGGACCCTGTCGGGGCTGCGCCGGGACTCCATGAAGCCGGAGCACCTCGCGCGGGCCGCCTTCGAGGGCATGCTCTGCGGGCTGGTGGACGCGCTCGACGTGCTGCGCAGCCGCGGTGTGGAGATCCGCCGGGTGTTCCTGCTCGGCGCCGCCGCCGAGCTGCCGGCCGTTCAGGCCTTCGCGCCGGGGCTGTTCGGTACGCAGGTCCTCGTCCCGGCGCCGGCGGACTACGCGGCCCTGGGCGCGGCCCGGCAGGCCGCGTGGGCGCTCGGCCTGGCGCAGGGCGGCGCGGCCTCGAACACCCCGCCGGTGTGGCCGGCCCCCACGGCGCAGCTGTTCGAGCCGGACGAGGAGTACCCGGCCTGGCAGGGCGCCCGCCAGCAGTACGTCGCGACCCGGGACCAGATCCACCCGGGGGCGTTCCAGAACCCGGCCTAG